One genomic window of Actinomycetota bacterium includes the following:
- a CDS encoding ABC transporter ATP-binding protein, protein MTYSPVERHPVIELQQVTKHYGLGEAQVRALDGIDLTIHPGEFVAIMGSSGSGKSTLMNIIGALDIATSGCYELDGINIDRLSDDSLSVVRNRKIGFVFQSFNLIPRTTALANVELPLAYRGIGRKERSRRALAALDSVGLGDRADHGPTQLSGGQQQRVAIARALVTDPSLLLADEPTGNLDSHSTAEVLDLLDITHARGNTIVLITHEENVAARAERVVHLVDGRISSDERVKK, encoded by the coding sequence ATGACCTATTCCCCAGTTGAACGGCATCCGGTTATCGAATTGCAGCAGGTCACCAAGCATTACGGGCTTGGTGAGGCGCAAGTGCGAGCCCTCGACGGCATCGATCTGACCATTCACCCGGGGGAGTTTGTGGCGATCATGGGCAGCTCGGGCTCGGGTAAATCGACGCTGATGAACATTATTGGAGCCTTGGACATTGCGACCAGCGGCTGCTATGAACTCGACGGCATCAACATCGACAGGCTCAGCGACGACTCTCTCTCGGTCGTCCGCAATCGAAAGATTGGTTTCGTCTTCCAGTCCTTCAACCTCATTCCACGCACGACGGCCCTGGCAAATGTCGAGCTTCCCTTGGCCTATCGAGGCATTGGGCGAAAGGAACGAAGCCGTCGAGCCCTCGCGGCCCTGGATTCGGTGGGTCTGGGTGATCGCGCGGATCATGGCCCGACTCAGCTCTCAGGTGGCCAGCAGCAACGAGTCGCCATCGCTCGCGCACTTGTCACCGATCCTTCCTTGCTGTTGGCCGACGAGCCAACAGGCAATCTCGACTCCCATTCGACAGCAGAAGTCTTGGATCTGCTCGATATCACCCATGCACGAGGCAACACGATCGTCTTGATCACGCATGAGGAAAATGTTGCGGCGCGGGCCGAACGAGTAGTCCATTTGGTCGATGGTCGAATCTCCAGTGATGAACGAGTCAAGAAATGA
- a CDS encoding DUF1345 domain-containing protein: protein MHRRVRLHLLISALLGLAVAAVALLIAHWTYAPSLAWDAAAISYLALTWREVWRLSPEQTREIAAGEDPSRALDDFIVIAAALVSLLTVVLVLSHIGSTPQDASLMRTVLGIASVVLAWSVVHTVYTIRYAKLYYAEPVGGINFNNEDLPAYTDFAYLSFGVGMAFQVADTNVETAGFRKMILGHALLSFLFATTILAVTINLVAGLNN, encoded by the coding sequence ATGCATCGAAGAGTCCGACTCCATTTGCTGATCTCTGCTCTGCTTGGCCTTGCCGTCGCCGCGGTCGCGTTGCTAATCGCGCACTGGACCTACGCTCCGTCGCTTGCCTGGGATGCGGCAGCCATTTCGTATCTCGCATTGACTTGGCGGGAGGTGTGGCGATTGTCGCCTGAACAAACGCGTGAGATTGCAGCGGGCGAGGATCCCTCGCGGGCACTCGATGACTTCATAGTGATCGCAGCGGCGTTGGTTTCACTCCTCACCGTTGTCTTGGTGCTGAGTCACATCGGGTCGACCCCTCAGGATGCTTCGCTCATGCGCACCGTGCTGGGCATCGCATCCGTTGTACTCGCCTGGTCAGTCGTGCACACCGTCTACACAATCCGGTACGCGAAGTTGTATTACGCCGAACCTGTTGGAGGCATCAACTTCAACAATGAAGACTTGCCCGCCTACACGGATTTTGCATACCTTTCCTTTGGAGTAGGTATGGCCTTTCAGGTTGCCGATACCAACGTGGAGACGGCTGGGTTTCGAAAGATGATTCTTGGCCATGCTCTCTTGTCGTTTCTTTTTGCGACCACAATTCTTGCTGTAACCATCAACCTTGTCGCAGGTCTGAATAACTGA
- a CDS encoding ABC transporter permease: protein MMIRESFNQGLTGVLQNKLRSSLTVLGILIGVAAVIVLLAVGNGSSKAVAASIEKLGTNSISVIHGSFRTPGGSRVSIQKDLTVADAIALTDPANAPSVKSASPVKSAGSVSCAYAGTSHSTSITGTWPSYFETSNSKVTNGNYFSNEDVTAGSRVIVIGQSVVDQVYGNVDPVGTTLACAGVPFTVVGVLEKKGGSGFQDPDDVAIAPLTTVQRQLSGYGSLDSITAEAVSSDASETAQSEISSILDSRHGTTSTNRDYQVINQASLLTTSSSSNQVFTVLLGAVAAISLLVGGIGITNIMLVSVTERTREIGIRKAIGANRFAILSQFLVEATLLSVIGGAAGVVVALVVAHFQIAGVQPVIMPISVLGAFIVSVAIGLFFGSYPANRAARMRPIEALRHE, encoded by the coding sequence ATGATGATTCGTGAATCCTTCAATCAGGGTCTCACTGGCGTGCTGCAGAACAAATTGCGCTCCAGCCTCACTGTGCTGGGAATTCTCATTGGTGTGGCGGCAGTCATCGTGCTGCTCGCTGTTGGCAATGGATCTTCCAAAGCCGTTGCCGCCAGCATCGAGAAGCTCGGGACCAATTCAATATCGGTCATCCATGGAAGCTTCCGCACCCCGGGAGGCTCCCGCGTCAGTATCCAAAAGGATCTGACGGTGGCTGACGCAATAGCCCTCACTGACCCGGCCAATGCACCAAGCGTGAAAAGCGCATCGCCTGTGAAGAGCGCGGGCAGCGTCAGTTGCGCATATGCGGGCACGAGTCACAGCACTTCGATCACCGGCACTTGGCCTTCCTATTTCGAGACTTCCAACAGCAAAGTGACCAACGGCAATTACTTCAGCAACGAGGACGTCACTGCGGGTAGTCGCGTGATTGTGATCGGGCAGAGCGTGGTCGATCAGGTCTACGGCAACGTTGATCCAGTTGGAACAACGCTGGCCTGTGCCGGCGTTCCGTTCACTGTGGTTGGCGTGCTCGAAAAGAAGGGCGGTTCGGGTTTTCAAGATCCCGATGACGTGGCGATCGCGCCGCTGACCACTGTGCAGCGACAACTCAGCGGATACGGAAGTCTGGATTCGATCACTGCCGAGGCCGTTTCTTCAGATGCCTCCGAGACCGCACAGTCGGAGATCTCGTCCATCCTTGATTCCAGACACGGAACAACGTCAACCAACCGTGACTATCAAGTCATCAATCAAGCGAGTCTGCTCACCACTTCAAGCAGCAGCAACCAGGTATTCACCGTTCTGCTTGGAGCAGTCGCCGCGATCAGTCTTCTTGTCGGAGGCATTGGCATCACCAACATCATGCTCGTCTCGGTGACAGAAAGAACTCGCGAGATTGGCATCCGCAAGGCCATAGGTGCGAATCGCTTTGCGATCTTGTCGCAGTTCCTCGTCGAGGCGACGCTGCTGTCAGTCATTGGCGGCGCTGCCGGGGTCGTCGTTGCACTCGTCGTCGCTCATTTCCAGATCGCAGGTGTGCAGCCAGTGATCATGCCCATCTCAGTGTTAGGAGCCTTCATCGTGTCCGTTGCCATCGGGCTGTTCTTCGGAAGCTACCCGGCCAATCGAGCCGCACGCATGCGACCTATCGAAGCGCTCCGCCATGAATGA
- a CDS encoding Ig-like domain-containing protein, giving the protein MKRIIIAVAALAVVASGIGMASSASADSIVNLTVKNGVVGVAQTVDALVSASVGVGAPSGTVTFYDNGAVIGTDTVGGNQGSNAQIIWTPNNSGPETIMASFSGGGSDTSTVSVNSVDTTTSITAPGTAAGGSQVALQAQVRAKQGSYVPTGTVTFSTSSTTIGSSSLNAQGLATINFTVPTGVNSVNVYAAYGGNANANASGRSSAANIKISDVGSTVALSVPQTNYQYTSVPLSAKITPTSGTGSVTFTVDGKTIGTATVASGAASVTWVPTTLGNPTVKAAYTGGNGVAASSDSKNVAVVQALKADAIIVDPAGPPGPILNGAVFVLPNGSSIAATITASSGLPVKVAVTGPCTWNGTTFSVQGVGGNCSVVTSTTGGNGYSPATLSFAISTAQGQQTATLAAPRSGTYKKGRFLLMAKAGTVTNLNKALTWRVTSGASHCKLYRSAGAVKLKLASRGHCWVQATAPGVPGQWSSFLTKRSYNVR; this is encoded by the coding sequence ATGAAACGAATAATCATCGCAGTTGCTGCACTTGCAGTAGTTGCCTCCGGTATTGGAATGGCTTCATCGGCTTCTGCAGATTCAATAGTCAATCTCACCGTCAAGAATGGTGTCGTCGGCGTAGCCCAAACCGTTGATGCCTTAGTCTCTGCCTCTGTTGGAGTTGGAGCGCCCTCGGGCACCGTCACCTTCTATGACAATGGCGCCGTGATCGGCACAGACACTGTCGGTGGCAATCAGGGTTCCAATGCACAGATCATCTGGACGCCGAATAATTCTGGTCCTGAAACCATCATGGCTTCCTTCAGCGGTGGTGGTTCTGACACAAGTACCGTTTCGGTGAATTCGGTCGATACGACAACGTCGATTACCGCGCCTGGTACGGCTGCTGGCGGATCGCAGGTTGCATTGCAGGCGCAGGTTCGAGCCAAGCAGGGTTCGTACGTTCCGACCGGCACCGTGACTTTCTCGACATCCTCGACCACGATCGGATCTTCAAGTCTGAACGCGCAAGGTCTGGCCACCATCAACTTCACGGTGCCGACAGGCGTTAATTCAGTGAATGTCTACGCGGCATACGGTGGTAACGCCAACGCGAACGCATCTGGACGCAGTTCAGCTGCGAACATCAAGATCTCTGATGTCGGATCGACGGTAGCGCTGAGCGTTCCGCAGACCAACTACCAGTACACCTCAGTACCACTGAGCGCAAAGATCACACCTACGTCAGGTACTGGCTCGGTGACTTTCACAGTTGACGGCAAGACGATCGGTACGGCAACTGTGGCGTCGGGCGCTGCTTCGGTCACTTGGGTGCCGACGACTCTGGGCAATCCGACCGTCAAGGCCGCCTACACAGGTGGCAATGGAGTGGCTGCGTCTTCAGATAGCAAGAACGTTGCGGTTGTGCAGGCCCTCAAGGCTGATGCGATCATTGTTGATCCTGCAGGACCTCCCGGACCCATCCTGAACGGTGCGGTCTTCGTGCTTCCAAATGGTTCATCAATCGCAGCAACCATCACGGCTTCCTCTGGTCTGCCAGTAAAGGTTGCAGTCACCGGGCCGTGTACCTGGAACGGCACCACGTTCAGCGTGCAAGGTGTTGGTGGCAACTGCTCAGTAGTGACCAGCACCACTGGTGGCAATGGCTACTCGCCAGCAACGCTGTCCTTCGCCATCTCCACGGCCCAAGGCCAGCAGACGGCAACTCTTGCTGCTCCGAGGTCCGGTACGTACAAGAAGGGTCGCTTCCTGCTCATGGCCAAAGCGGGCACGGTCACGAATCTGAACAAGGCCCTGACCTGGAGGGTGACTTCGGGTGCATCGCATTGCAAGCTCTACCGCAGTGCAGGTGCGGTCAAGTTGAAGTTGGCCAGTCGTGGACATTGCTGGGTGCAGGCAACTGCGCCAGGAGTGCCCGGACAGTGGTCATCGTTCTTGACCAAGCGCAGTTACAACGTGAGGTAA